TAATGAAATCAAGCGAGGTACAGTAGATCAGGTCAAGAAGAGTAATGGCAAGCGCGTCTACCATCGACAATACCTGCCAGAGGCTGCTCAGGCACGTTACGAGACTGCACGCTTGAGCTGCCATCGTCCTGACAAGTTCGCCAGCGTACAGGTCTTCTTAGCCTGGTACGTACAGCGAGCTAAGCAGGACAAATGGTCGCCGGATGCTTCAATCGGCTATGCCAAGCGACACAAGCTGTTTACTCCTGAAGAGCTTGTTTGTGCCTCGACTTTGTACCAGTACATTGACGACCAACGCCTAGAGATTCGAAATATCGACCTGTTGGAGAAGACTAAGCGGAAGACCTCTCACCAGCACCACACCAAGGCTAAGCGCCTGGCTGGCCGCAGTATCGAGGAACGGCCTAAGGTCGTTGAACGACGCAGGCAGTTCGGTCACTGGGAGATGGATACCATTGTCGGTAAACGCAATGGCAAGGAGAGCGTCATCTTGACTCTGATTGAGCGCAAGACCCGTTGCCAACTTCTCCGCTTGATCGAAGGACGAGATGCAGACTCTGTGAGCTATGCATTGCGTGGAATCAAGCGCGAATGGGGAGCTTGCATCAAGACCATCACAGCCGACAACGGACCCGAGTTCACCGCCTTAAATACTGCTTTTGCTGGGACGGAAACTGAGATCTTCTACGCCCATCCTTACACGTCCTGCGACCGTGGCACCAACGAGGCACATAACCGGATGATCCGCCAGGACTTCCCTAAGGGCATGTCCCTAGATGACATTAGCCCTAGTCAAGTGCAGGCCACGCAAGACCGCTTGAATCAGTTGCCTCGCAAACAACAGGGCTACTGCACACCCCAGCAAAACTTTGAGGCCGAAGCTCGGCGCGTTCGCCGCATGGCCCAGTAGTCTCTCTAGCGCCACAACTTCTATTTGATAACGGCCTGTTCTGGGATTGTCCTCAACGACTGGCTAACTTGTTCTTGCAATTTACGGCCGTTTTTCTTTAATTGAGTCACTAAACTTTCGCCATTGATTCTAACACGATAAAACTGCTCCGTCTTGCCTGTCAAGATCAACCCACAAGTAAATCATGCTACTAAAGTCGTGGATAAGGGGCGCTAGGGCCAACATGTAAATTACTTATTGACTGATGAATTATCGCTGGCAAACTTAGCCGTGTTCTCGTCGTGTTGTTCACGCGTGGTAGCATACAGCACTTCGCCGGTCTTCAGGTTGGCAACAAAGTACAGATAATGCTTGCTGCGATCATTTGGACTTAGCACCGCGGTGATACTTTGCTCACTTGGCGAATCAAATGGACCCGGCCCGTAACCGGTATGCACATACAGGTTATACGGCGAATCAACACTGGTATCCTTATTGGTCAAATGGGTTTTATGCGTGTTTAAAGCATACATAACCGAAATATCGGATTGCAATGGCATATCCGCATCAATACGGTTCAAGAAGACCCCGGCAATTGTCCGGCGATCTTCCTGGGTCACCCCTTCACGCTCAACCAGCGAAGCCAAGGTCATGACTTCCTGAACCGTATACCCTTGCTTCTTGATACTCTTATAGTAACTTTGCATGACGCTGTCGGTTTTAGCTAACATCGCTTCAACCAGATCCTCTACCGTTTCGCCTGCGCTCACACTATAGGTGGCTGGGAAAAGGTAACCTTCCAGGCGGTAGCGAACGCCTTGGGCCGAAGCAGCAGAACTCAGGAGCTGCGGGTATTTCTTGGCCATTTTATTAAAGAAGGTCTGATTTTTCATGAGCGCCATGAACTTCTTGCTTGTCAGATTCTGATTCGATTTACCCAGCTTGTTCACGGATGTCGCAATTTGCTCGATTGTCGCGCCTTCTTCAACCAGCAACTGTCCCGCCTCGGTGGCTGCTGTGCCGCCAGCCCGTAACTTTTGGAT
Above is a window of Lacticaseibacillus casei DSM 20011 = JCM 1134 = ATCC 393 DNA encoding:
- a CDS encoding IS30 family transposase, encoding MQKQDSTHRQKGQHLTSLERGKVAGFRQAGKSNRWIAAEIGVCPQTINNEIKRGTVDQVKKSNGKRVYHRQYLPEAAQARYETARLSCHRPDKFASVQVFLAWYVQRAKQDKWSPDASIGYAKRHKLFTPEELVCASTLYQYIDDQRLEIRNIDLLEKTKRKTSHQHHTKAKRLAGRSIEERPKVVERRRQFGHWEMDTIVGKRNGKESVILTLIERKTRCQLLRLIEGRDADSVSYALRGIKREWGACIKTITADNGPEFTALNTAFAGTETEIFYAHPYTSCDRGTNEAHNRMIRQDFPKGMSLDDISPSQVQATQDRLNQLPRKQQGYCTPQQNFEAEARRVRRMAQ
- the mltG gene encoding endolytic transglycosylase MltG; the protein is MDRRSRHVEDKRRLRADEKKASHKIVAWVLGILFAVLVIVGLMGYRYVHSALQPVNPNGKTSVNVTVPAGSSTKQIAAKLEAKHVIKSAMVFNYYAKFHNIADFQAGSYQLTQRDSMNQVIQKLRAGGTAATEAGQLLVEEGATIEQIATSVNKLGKSNQNLTSKKFMALMKNQTFFNKMAKKYPQLLSSAASAQGVRYRLEGYLFPATYSVSAGETVEDLVEAMLAKTDSVMQSYYKSIKKQGYTVQEVMTLASLVEREGVTQEDRRTIAGVFLNRIDADMPLQSDISVMYALNTHKTHLTNKDTSVDSPYNLYVHTGYGPGPFDSPSEQSITAVLSPNDRSKHYLYFVANLKTGEVLYATTREQHDENTAKFASDNSSVNK